From the Caldalkalibacillus uzonensis genome, one window contains:
- a CDS encoding glycerol-3-phosphate dehydrogenase/oxidase, whose amino-acid sequence MGKEKLAFSKYNRFAILKRMAGEPLDLLVIGGGITGCGIALDATLRGLRVGLIEMQDFAAGTSSRSTKLIHGGLRYLKQGEVKLVREVGRERAILYHNAPHVVIPEPMLLPLVEGGTYGRLATSFGLWLYDRLAGVKKSERRVMLTKEETLEREPLLKKDGLKGSGLYVEYRTDDARLTLEVIKTAVEQGALAVNYAEATEFIYDQGQLIGVTVTDRVEEKAYIIHSSKIVNATGPWVDHLRQKDNSLKGKRLHLTKGVHIVVDQSRFPLRQAVYFDVPDGRMVFAIPRDGKTYIGTTDTDYQGDLADPPTSEEDITYLLEAANAMFPTIGLTRDDVESHWAGLRPLIHEEGKSPSELSRKDEIFRSESGLITIAGGKLTGFRKMAERVVDLVVRELEQETGRSFAPCQTDSQVLSGGKVGGPESWPDFVDQHIQELTKHHVEKEQAEKLVRRYGSNIGHIFQYIKNAERETQLQDQSHIPPLLWAELYYAVHHEMVVYAEDFLVRRTGDAYFDRNTYTAYYPIIEKIMQQENVFPPQMQQTGL is encoded by the coding sequence ATGGGCAAAGAGAAACTGGCTTTTTCCAAATACAACCGCTTTGCTATATTGAAGCGCATGGCTGGGGAACCGTTAGACCTGTTGGTCATTGGCGGGGGAATTACCGGCTGTGGCATTGCTTTGGATGCAACTTTGCGTGGACTTAGAGTAGGGCTTATCGAGATGCAGGATTTTGCGGCTGGAACAAGCAGCCGTTCCACCAAACTGATCCATGGAGGCTTGCGTTACCTAAAGCAGGGGGAGGTCAAACTTGTCAGGGAAGTGGGCAGAGAGAGAGCCATTTTGTATCACAATGCACCCCATGTGGTGATTCCGGAGCCGATGCTGTTGCCCTTGGTTGAAGGGGGGACATATGGCCGTTTAGCCACTTCATTCGGCCTGTGGCTGTATGACAGGCTGGCCGGAGTTAAGAAAAGTGAACGGAGAGTCATGTTGACCAAGGAAGAGACCTTGGAGCGGGAGCCGCTGTTGAAAAAAGACGGCCTGAAGGGCAGCGGCTTATATGTGGAGTACCGCACAGATGATGCCCGCCTGACGCTGGAAGTGATTAAGACCGCAGTGGAACAGGGGGCGCTGGCGGTCAACTATGCTGAGGCCACAGAGTTTATCTATGATCAAGGCCAGCTCATTGGTGTCACCGTGACGGACCGAGTCGAGGAAAAGGCTTACATCATCCATTCTTCAAAAATTGTCAATGCCACGGGGCCTTGGGTCGATCATCTCCGCCAAAAAGACAACTCTCTCAAAGGGAAACGCTTGCACCTGACAAAAGGGGTGCATATCGTGGTTGACCAAAGCCGCTTCCCCTTACGCCAAGCGGTTTACTTCGATGTGCCTGACGGGCGCATGGTGTTTGCCATTCCACGGGATGGCAAAACCTATATTGGCACGACAGACACCGATTATCAAGGTGATTTGGCTGACCCGCCCACTAGTGAGGAAGATATCACTTATTTGCTGGAGGCGGCCAATGCCATGTTTCCCACCATCGGGCTTACCAGGGACGATGTGGAATCCCATTGGGCCGGACTCAGGCCACTCATACACGAAGAAGGCAAGTCCCCGTCGGAGCTATCCCGCAAGGATGAAATCTTCCGTTCCGAATCTGGTCTGATTACCATTGCGGGAGGCAAACTGACCGGGTTTCGCAAAATGGCGGAACGGGTCGTTGACTTGGTTGTCCGGGAACTTGAACAGGAAACAGGGCGCTCGTTTGCCCCTTGCCAAACGGATTCCCAGGTGCTGTCTGGCGGGAAGGTGGGGGGACCGGAAAGCTGGCCGGACTTTGTTGACCAGCATATCCAGGAGCTCACCAAACATCATGTCGAAAAAGAGCAGGCGGAAAAGCTTGTTCGGCGTTACGGCAGCAATATCGGACATATTTTTCAGTATATAAAAAATGCAGAACGAGAAACTCAGCTGCAGGATCAGTCCCATATTCCCCCCTTACTCTGGGCCGAACTGTACTATGCCGTACATCATGAAATGGTGGTTTACGCTGAGGACTTCTTAGTGCGTCGAACCGGTGATGCCTACTTTGATAGGAATACTTATACAGCCTATTACCCTATCATCGAAAAAATAATGCAACAAGAAAACGTCTTTCCACCCCAGATGCAACAAACGGGCCTATAA
- a CDS encoding glycerol-3-phosphate responsive antiterminator codes for MNSPIVDMVQSQVIASIHQPELIEEAVDSEANIAFLLTGDLLTIKDYVDRLKSAGMPVFIHLDFIEGLSNHKSAIQYVAREWQPDGIITTRNQLIKAAKEEGLLTIQRIFLLDSSALKRGIELVRACQPDAIEVLPGLMPRVIYELTEELPIPLIAGGLIREKEEILEALRAGALATSVGDPKLWNLDL; via the coding sequence GTGAATTCTCCTATTGTGGATATGGTTCAATCACAAGTGATTGCCTCCATTCATCAGCCGGAGTTGATTGAAGAAGCGGTGGACAGCGAGGCCAACATTGCCTTTCTCTTAACCGGTGATCTGCTGACGATCAAGGACTATGTAGACCGGCTGAAATCAGCTGGCATGCCAGTATTTATTCACCTGGATTTTATCGAAGGCCTGTCCAATCACAAAAGTGCCATCCAATATGTGGCCAGAGAATGGCAGCCGGATGGCATTATTACCACCCGCAATCAGTTGATCAAAGCGGCCAAAGAAGAGGGACTGCTGACCATCCAGCGCATTTTTCTGCTTGACTCCAGCGCTTTGAAGAGGGGGATTGAACTGGTCAGGGCCTGTCAGCCGGATGCGATAGAGGTACTGCCCGGGTTGATGCCCAGAGTGATCTATGAATTAACGGAAGAGCTGCCCATTCCCTTAATTGCAGGCGGCCTGATCAGAGAAAAAGAGGAGATTTTGGAAGCTTTGCGGGCCGGGGCACTGGCTACTTCCGTTGGTGATCCTAAGTTATGGAACTTAGACCTTTAA
- the glpK gene encoding glycerol kinase GlpK has translation MEKKYILALDQGTTSSRAILFDKQGQIVDIAQKEFEQIYPRPGWVEHDAMEIWGTQSGVAREVLEKTGIKPYEVAAIGITNQRETTVVWDKHTGKPIYNAIVWQDRRTADICDELKQKGLEEYIKQNTGLVIDAYFSGTKVKWILDHVEGAREKAQAGDLLFGTIDSWLIWKLTGGEAHVTDYSNASRTMLYNIKQLNWDERLLDELDIPRSILPEVKPSSHVYGVTDPSTFGGAQIPIAGVAGDQQAALFGQTCFEEGMAKNTYGTGCFMLMNTGETPVTSQSGLLTTIAWGITGKVEYALEGSIFIAGAAVQWLRDGLRLIDSAPDSEYYATKVDDTDGVYVVPAFAGLGAPYWDMYARGAIFGLTRGTRKEHIIRATLESLAYQTKDVLDAMQKDAGLKLKALKVDGGAVTNNFLMQFQADILGVNVERPKVTETTALGAAYLAGLEVDFWSKAEIIHNAPADTTFQPLMSAEKRDALYKKWQKAVKRTMNWEKDEE, from the coding sequence ATGGAAAAAAAGTATATCTTAGCCCTTGACCAAGGGACCACCAGCTCCCGGGCCATCCTGTTTGACAAACAAGGTCAAATTGTGGACATTGCCCAAAAAGAGTTTGAACAAATCTATCCCCGGCCAGGCTGGGTAGAACATGATGCCATGGAAATCTGGGGCACGCAGAGCGGCGTGGCCAGAGAGGTACTGGAAAAGACAGGCATAAAACCCTACGAGGTGGCTGCCATTGGCATTACCAATCAAAGGGAAACCACAGTGGTGTGGGACAAACACACCGGCAAACCCATTTACAATGCCATTGTCTGGCAAGACCGGCGGACGGCCGATATCTGTGATGAACTAAAACAAAAAGGGCTGGAAGAGTATATTAAACAAAATACAGGTCTTGTTATCGATGCTTATTTTTCCGGAACCAAAGTGAAGTGGATTCTGGATCATGTGGAAGGAGCGAGAGAGAAAGCACAGGCGGGGGATCTCCTCTTTGGTACTATCGATTCCTGGCTGATTTGGAAACTGACCGGGGGAGAGGCACATGTGACTGATTACTCCAATGCCTCCCGCACCATGTTGTATAATATTAAGCAGTTGAATTGGGATGAGCGGTTGTTGGACGAACTGGACATCCCGCGCTCGATTTTACCTGAAGTGAAACCGTCCAGCCATGTATATGGAGTGACAGACCCGTCTACGTTTGGCGGAGCCCAGATTCCTATTGCCGGTGTAGCGGGGGACCAACAGGCAGCACTGTTTGGTCAAACCTGCTTTGAAGAGGGGATGGCCAAAAACACCTACGGCACAGGATGCTTCATGCTAATGAACACCGGTGAAACCCCTGTCACTTCCCAATCGGGATTGTTAACGACCATTGCCTGGGGCATTACCGGGAAAGTGGAGTATGCTTTGGAGGGCAGTATTTTCATTGCTGGCGCCGCGGTCCAATGGCTGCGGGACGGACTTAGACTTATTGACTCAGCACCGGATTCAGAGTATTATGCCACTAAAGTGGATGACACGGACGGGGTGTATGTGGTACCAGCCTTTGCCGGACTGGGTGCCCCCTATTGGGACATGTACGCCAGAGGGGCCATCTTTGGCTTAACAAGGGGCACGCGCAAGGAACATATTATCCGGGCCACGTTGGAATCATTGGCCTACCAAACCAAAGATGTACTGGATGCCATGCAAAAAGATGCCGGTTTGAAGCTAAAGGCCCTTAAAGTGGACGGCGGTGCGGTGACCAATAACTTCCTGATGCAGTTTCAGGCCGATATATTGGGCGTCAATGTAGAGCGGCCAAAGGTCACCGAAACAACCGCTTTGGGAGCAGCTTATCTAGCCGGCCTTGAAGTTGATTTTTGGAGCAAAGCTGAAATCATACACAATGCCCCAGCGGATACGACGTTTCAACCACTCATGTCCGCTGAAAAAAGAGATGCGCTGTATAAAAAGTGGCAAAAAGCGGTTAAGCGTACCATGAACTGGGAAAAAGATGAGGAATAG
- a CDS encoding ABC transporter substrate-binding protein, which yields MLKHKRASAFLLLALALVLVMSGCSSSTGQLKTTDDGRIVVDFWYALGGNLGEAVEAVVAGFNESQDEVYVNAVYQGSYEESLTQLRQVVGTSEAPALVQVFEVGTKYMIESGYIEPMQTFIDRDNFDVSQFEENILAYYQVDGKLYSMPFNTSNPIMFFNKDMFREAGLDPENPPRTYNEVREAAKVIKEHFGGRVDGFSVISHGWFTEQMIANQGGLYVDNDNGRSGEPTQALINQEEGQRWFQWLADLREDGTLGNYGRDWDDHRAAFLAQTVAMYLDSTASTSGNVNNADFEVGTAFLPVPDGVEPHGVVVGGASLWMMADIPEEVQEAAWEFIKYAAQPDVQAQWAASTGYFPITKAAHNESVLQEVYEQYPQFLTAVEQLQNTKLTPATQGALIGVFPEARERVVNAIESVHNGDDPLEALNRANEEINRELENYRRANQ from the coding sequence ATGTTAAAACACAAGAGGGCATCAGCCTTCTTATTACTGGCGTTGGCATTGGTGCTGGTCATGTCCGGGTGCAGTTCGTCAACCGGTCAGCTGAAAACAACGGATGATGGCCGCATCGTTGTTGATTTCTGGTACGCTTTGGGAGGCAACCTGGGTGAAGCAGTGGAAGCGGTAGTGGCTGGCTTTAACGAGAGCCAGGATGAAGTCTATGTTAATGCCGTCTATCAGGGAAGTTATGAGGAATCTTTAACCCAATTAAGGCAAGTGGTCGGTACCTCTGAAGCTCCTGCTCTGGTGCAAGTGTTTGAAGTGGGCACCAAATATATGATTGAGAGTGGCTATATTGAGCCGATGCAAACATTTATTGACCGGGACAATTTTGATGTCAGCCAGTTTGAGGAAAACATTTTGGCTTATTATCAGGTGGATGGCAAGCTATACTCCATGCCCTTTAACACCTCCAACCCGATTATGTTTTTTAACAAGGATATGTTCAGGGAAGCAGGGCTTGACCCTGAGAACCCGCCACGGACGTACAATGAGGTGAGAGAGGCGGCCAAGGTGATTAAAGAGCATTTCGGCGGCCGGGTGGATGGTTTTTCGGTGATTAGCCATGGCTGGTTTACGGAGCAAATGATTGCCAATCAAGGAGGTCTATATGTGGATAATGATAATGGGCGCAGCGGGGAGCCAACCCAGGCCCTGATTAATCAGGAAGAGGGGCAGCGCTGGTTTCAATGGCTGGCTGACTTAAGAGAAGACGGCACACTGGGCAATTATGGGCGGGATTGGGATGATCACCGCGCCGCTTTCCTGGCTCAGACGGTGGCCATGTATTTGGATTCTACCGCTTCTACATCCGGAAACGTCAATAACGCTGACTTTGAAGTGGGGACGGCATTTTTGCCAGTACCTGACGGAGTAGAGCCTCATGGGGTAGTGGTTGGAGGTGCCTCCCTGTGGATGATGGCTGACATTCCTGAAGAGGTACAGGAAGCGGCTTGGGAGTTTATCAAATATGCAGCCCAGCCTGATGTGCAGGCTCAGTGGGCAGCCAGCACAGGTTATTTCCCTATCACCAAAGCAGCTCATAATGAGTCGGTGTTGCAGGAGGTCTATGAGCAATATCCCCAATTTTTGACCGCAGTGGAGCAGTTGCAAAACACCAAGCTGACCCCGGCCACTCAAGGCGCATTAATTGGGGTCTTTCCGGAAGCCCGGGAACGGGTGGTCAACGCCATTGAAAGTGTACACAATGGGGACGACCCCTTGGAAGCTTTAAACCGGGCCAATGAGGAGATCAACCGGGAACTGGAGAATTACAGACGGGCGAATCAGTAA
- a CDS encoding carbohydrate ABC transporter permease — protein sequence MIRKVIVYILLSISAFVLFFPILFALLASLLSTAELYSGHYIPSRFSLDSYLQAFGTIPLFKFLVNSFIVSSIVTLGQLLLCSLAAYAIVFIPFKGRNFFFFLFISTLLIPWEAAMIPNFVTILNLGWLNTYLALTVPFLTTAFGIFLLRQHFMTLPKELYESAQIDGCSRFRFYWSFALPLSKPMLSALAIYAFLTTWNMYLWPLLVTSNENVRTVQIGIRMMISQEASTAWNMVMAGVVIILLPTLLLLFLGIKHIRRGLMSGALKG from the coding sequence ATGATACGAAAAGTCATTGTTTATATTTTACTCAGCATATCGGCTTTCGTGCTCTTTTTTCCTATCCTGTTTGCTTTACTGGCCAGTTTGTTAAGTACGGCTGAGCTGTACAGCGGACATTATATCCCGTCCCGGTTTAGCCTTGACAGTTATCTTCAGGCCTTTGGCACCATCCCGCTGTTTAAGTTTTTGGTTAACAGCTTTATTGTATCGTCCATAGTCACTCTAGGGCAGTTACTGTTGTGCAGTCTGGCTGCCTATGCCATCGTCTTTATTCCCTTCAAAGGGCGCAACTTTTTCTTCTTTCTATTTATTTCCACCCTGCTCATACCCTGGGAGGCAGCTATGATTCCCAACTTTGTCACGATCCTTAATCTGGGCTGGCTCAATACGTATCTGGCCCTGACTGTTCCGTTTCTAACGACGGCTTTTGGCATCTTTTTGTTGCGCCAGCATTTTATGACCTTGCCCAAGGAGCTCTATGAGTCAGCGCAAATTGATGGCTGCAGCCGTTTCCGTTTTTATTGGTCATTTGCCTTGCCATTGTCCAAACCTATGTTGAGTGCCTTGGCTATATATGCCTTTTTGACCACATGGAACATGTATTTATGGCCGCTGTTGGTGACCAGCAATGAAAATGTGCGCACGGTCCAGATCGGCATCCGCATGATGATTTCCCAAGAAGCTTCTACAGCCTGGAATATGGTCATGGCCGGCGTGGTGATCATTTTATTGCCTACTTTGCTTTTATTGTTCCTGGGCATCAAACACATCCGCCGTGGATTGATGTCAGGGGCATTAAAAGGATAG
- a CDS encoding carbohydrate ABC transporter permease, which yields MHTQEWRLFAEGLMYLSPALIILGVFLFYPMFKTLYYSFFITNPRGETVAFIGLENYMHLIQSPNFQHSMIQTLKFVLYTVPTGVLLALFLAVIANERLKGVEFFRVIFSSTLGVSVAAGATIWLFMFHPSIGVFNNILAFLGLAPVPWLTSGEWALLSVAVTTVWMNVGFNFIILLGGLQNISEELYESARIDGAGYFAQLFKITLPLLSPTLFFVVTVTLINAFQSFGQIHILTGGGPNEATNIIVYSIYKEAFEFSRFGFASAQAILLFFIILVFTVLQFKVGEKKVHYQ from the coding sequence ATGCACACACAAGAGTGGCGGCTTTTCGCTGAGGGACTCATGTACCTGTCTCCAGCACTTATTATTTTGGGCGTGTTTTTGTTCTACCCTATGTTTAAAACGTTGTACTACAGTTTTTTCATCACCAATCCCCGCGGGGAGACAGTGGCTTTTATCGGGCTGGAAAATTATATGCACTTGATCCAGTCCCCCAATTTCCAACACAGCATGATCCAAACTCTGAAGTTCGTCTTGTATACGGTTCCTACCGGTGTGCTGCTCGCTCTGTTTTTAGCGGTTATCGCCAATGAAAGGTTAAAGGGGGTTGAATTTTTCAGAGTCATATTTTCGTCTACACTTGGTGTATCCGTGGCTGCAGGAGCAACCATCTGGCTGTTTATGTTCCATCCCAGCATTGGTGTGTTTAATAATATACTTGCTTTCCTAGGACTGGCTCCGGTTCCATGGCTGACATCCGGGGAATGGGCACTGCTCTCGGTTGCCGTGACCACGGTATGGATGAATGTAGGCTTTAACTTTATTATCCTGCTCGGCGGCTTGCAAAATATATCAGAAGAGTTGTATGAAAGTGCACGCATAGACGGAGCCGGTTATTTTGCCCAGTTGTTTAAAATTACGCTTCCTCTCTTGTCACCGACGCTTTTCTTTGTGGTGACGGTGACGCTTATTAATGCTTTTCAGTCTTTTGGGCAGATTCATATTTTAACAGGCGGGGGCCCCAATGAGGCCACCAATATCATTGTATACTCGATTTACAAAGAGGCGTTTGAGTTTTCCCGCTTTGGCTTTGCCAGTGCCCAGGCGATTCTCCTGTTTTTCATCATCCTGGTATTTACAGTACTGCAGTTTAAAGTGGGTGAAAAGAAGGTGCATTATCAATGA
- a CDS encoding TatD family hydrolase, which yields MGSKYIDAHLHLDQYLLRYGKEKLHDMINHWQLAGVRSVVAVSTDLASAYRTLELKHSYPDFVFAAVGYHPEQPLPTEKELCELFSLVRQERRWVAAFGEVGLPHYTLNKMGHPLLEGYTELLRLFLQHSQMFDLPVLLHAVHDKVQPVFELLQEENVSKAHFHWLKAPQEMIQKIVKAGYYVSVTPEVCYRKRDQRLVELVPKKNLVVETDGPWPFAGPFEGQETTPLLLQPVVEKVADIKRLTPRELACQLAVNVNNLFNRRENQEIT from the coding sequence ATGGGAAGCAAGTACATTGATGCCCATCTGCATTTGGATCAATATTTGCTTCGTTACGGAAAAGAGAAGCTCCATGATATGATTAACCACTGGCAGTTAGCCGGTGTTAGAAGTGTAGTTGCTGTCTCTACTGACCTGGCCTCCGCTTACCGTACGCTGGAACTGAAGCACTCCTATCCGGACTTTGTCTTTGCGGCAGTTGGCTATCATCCTGAACAGCCTCTTCCCACCGAGAAGGAACTGTGTGAGCTGTTTAGCTTGGTCCGCCAAGAGCGAAGGTGGGTAGCAGCCTTTGGTGAAGTTGGCTTGCCCCATTACACTTTGAACAAGATGGGGCATCCGCTGCTGGAAGGGTATACGGAGCTGCTTAGGCTTTTTTTGCAACACAGCCAAATGTTCGATCTTCCTGTGCTTTTGCACGCGGTCCATGATAAGGTGCAACCTGTCTTTGAGCTGTTACAAGAGGAAAACGTGTCAAAGGCACACTTTCACTGGCTTAAAGCGCCGCAAGAGATGATTCAGAAAATTGTCAAAGCCGGCTACTATGTTTCTGTGACGCCTGAGGTGTGCTATCGAAAGCGGGATCAGCGGCTGGTTGAGCTTGTGCCAAAAAAGAATCTGGTAGTGGAAACGGACGGTCCATGGCCTTTTGCCGGACCGTTTGAGGGGCAGGAAACAACGCCCTTGCTTTTGCAGCCTGTGGTTGAAAAAGTGGCTGACATAAAGCGCCTGACGCCAAGGGAACTGGCTTGTCAATTAGCGGTCAACGTGAACAACCTGTTCAACCGCCGGGAAAACCAGGAGATCACATGA
- a CDS encoding D-2-hydroxyacid dehydrogenase, with amino-acid sequence MRIVSSAKISSKHQERLQSVFSQHQFTFFDRMDQVTAEAKQEAEVLLTYGEDLTPVLIDELPALKWIQVLSAGLEKMPFERIGERNILVTNARGIHGIQMAEYTMAMILTLVRRHYQLYDLQKERKWGRSVRVDEAYGKTIGILGLGAIGEEIAKRAKAFGMRVLAVRRSQAPCPGYVDQLLTMAEREILFRESDFVVALLPLTPETEHAVGHTELDWMKPSAYLINIARGKVVDEEALLQAVRSNKIAGAVLDVFSEEPLPDHHPFWSEKNIIVTPHVSGRSPHYMRRALAIFEENLKRYPDTEAMRNVIDVKRGY; translated from the coding sequence ATGAGAATCGTCTCCAGCGCCAAGATCAGCTCCAAGCACCAAGAACGCTTGCAATCTGTCTTTTCCCAGCACCAGTTCACATTCTTTGACAGAATGGATCAAGTTACAGCTGAAGCGAAACAGGAGGCCGAAGTGCTGCTTACATACGGAGAGGACTTGACACCGGTGCTGATTGACGAGCTGCCAGCCTTGAAATGGATCCAGGTGCTTAGTGCGGGGCTGGAAAAGATGCCTTTTGAACGGATTGGGGAGCGGAACATCCTGGTGACCAACGCCCGGGGAATCCACGGCATTCAGATGGCCGAGTATACCATGGCCATGATTTTAACCCTTGTCCGGCGCCATTATCAATTATATGACTTACAGAAAGAGCGAAAGTGGGGCAGGTCGGTCCGGGTGGATGAGGCCTATGGCAAAACGATCGGTATTCTCGGTTTGGGGGCGATTGGAGAGGAAATTGCCAAGCGGGCCAAAGCGTTCGGTATGCGTGTGCTTGCTGTACGCCGTTCCCAAGCCCCCTGTCCCGGCTATGTGGATCAACTGCTCACCATGGCGGAAAGGGAGATCTTGTTTAGGGAAAGTGACTTTGTTGTTGCCTTGCTGCCCCTTACCCCGGAGACGGAGCATGCTGTAGGTCATACTGAATTGGACTGGATGAAGCCCAGCGCTTATCTGATTAATATTGCCAGGGGGAAAGTGGTGGATGAAGAGGCGTTGCTTCAGGCGGTGCGCAGTAACAAAATAGCCGGGGCTGTCCTGGATGTGTTTAGTGAGGAACCTTTACCTGATCATCATCCGTTCTGGTCGGAGAAAAACATCATCGTAACGCCTCACGTGTCGGGCCGCTCCCCCCATTACATGCGCCGGGCCCTGGCTATCTTTGAAGAAAATTTAAAGCGCTATCCAGATACGGAAGCCATGCGCAATGTCATTGATGTCAAACGGGGATATTAG
- a CDS encoding Ldh family oxidoreductase produces MILIDADQARQFCHDAFMSVGFKPEDARIASEIIVDANLDGLDSHGISRLPIYIQRLKEGRINPHPEVTIHHNGNVMLVDGDNGLGQVVTYKAVETGWPQAKEHGLVAIAIRHSNHFGQAGYYCKLATQHHLFCMLTTNSPKGIPPWGGREPYFGTNPIAFGFPTDGPPVIVDMSSSIVARGKIILANKNKETIPTGWAIDQQGRETTNPAEALKGAVLPFGGAKGYALALSMEILAGILTGAAFGPYVQSIYEQHAGEANVGHFILLSNVSHYLHYNEYLKRISQMSDEIKAIPLREGADQIYIPGERKRITATRRIKEGIPLSPEVYAELNHLAATLGIKRIEECD; encoded by the coding sequence TTGATCCTGATTGACGCAGATCAAGCCAGGCAGTTTTGTCATGACGCATTTATGAGTGTAGGTTTTAAGCCAGAGGATGCCCGTATTGCCAGTGAGATTATCGTTGACGCTAACTTAGACGGGCTGGATAGCCACGGTATCTCACGCCTTCCTATTTACATTCAACGCTTAAAAGAGGGTCGCATCAATCCGCATCCGGAGGTAACGATTCACCATAACGGAAATGTGATGTTAGTCGATGGAGATAACGGATTGGGACAGGTGGTGACTTACAAGGCGGTAGAGACCGGATGGCCTCAGGCCAAGGAGCACGGGTTGGTGGCCATTGCTATTCGGCATAGTAATCATTTTGGGCAAGCCGGTTATTACTGCAAATTGGCAACCCAGCACCACCTCTTCTGCATGCTGACGACTAACTCGCCCAAGGGTATCCCCCCTTGGGGTGGCCGGGAACCGTATTTTGGAACCAATCCCATCGCCTTCGGTTTTCCAACTGACGGCCCTCCTGTCATCGTTGACATGTCCTCCAGTATAGTGGCCAGGGGTAAGATCATCCTGGCCAACAAAAACAAAGAAACAATCCCCACAGGATGGGCGATTGACCAGCAGGGTCGAGAGACAACCAACCCAGCTGAAGCACTAAAAGGGGCTGTGCTGCCATTCGGGGGAGCAAAAGGTTACGCCTTGGCCTTATCCATGGAAATATTGGCTGGCATTTTGACCGGAGCTGCCTTTGGCCCCTATGTACAGTCTATCTATGAACAACATGCTGGTGAGGCCAATGTGGGTCATTTTATCCTCCTTTCCAACGTGAGCCATTATTTACACTATAATGAGTACCTGAAGCGCATCTCCCAAATGAGCGATGAAATTAAGGCTATCCCGTTAAGAGAAGGAGCAGACCAAATCTATATTCCAGGGGAGAGAAAAAGGATCACTGCTACCCGGCGAATCAAAGAAGGTATCCCCCTATCACCGGAGGTGTATGCAGAGTTAAATCATTTGGCAGCCACTTTAGGAATCAAGAGAATAGAGGAATGCGACTGA
- a CDS encoding FadR/GntR family transcriptional regulator translates to MFKSIKNDKLNYTGKVVNHIKQLILDGQLKPGDKLPPERELAQLMDVSRPTIRESFKILSGLGFVDIKHGQGVFVKDPKDRMQDIFETFFNSQDSVSDLFEMRKVLETQAAYWAAERATPRMKEKILKTTKENYDTVIYEEVDIDYLEQADHNFHYLISESTGNAVYLSVMKHLMGLLKTARMHTLQIPGRPLRSLKEHQLIAEAIYKGDPPEARRLMYEHLNSVEETLNNELDPPLKGPRSSE, encoded by the coding sequence ATGTTTAAATCAATTAAAAATGATAAATTGAATTATACAGGTAAAGTGGTCAACCACATTAAACAGTTAATCCTTGACGGACAGTTAAAACCAGGGGATAAGCTTCCGCCGGAACGAGAACTGGCCCAGCTCATGGATGTTAGCCGGCCGACGATCAGGGAATCGTTTAAGATTTTGTCCGGTTTGGGATTTGTGGACATTAAGCACGGTCAGGGAGTCTTTGTCAAAGATCCCAAGGACCGCATGCAAGACATTTTCGAAACCTTTTTTAACAGTCAGGATTCGGTTAGTGATCTGTTTGAAATGCGCAAGGTATTGGAGACACAAGCGGCTTACTGGGCTGCTGAACGGGCGACACCCCGGATGAAAGAGAAGATTTTAAAAACAACAAAGGAAAATTATGACACGGTCATTTATGAAGAAGTGGATATCGATTACTTAGAGCAGGCTGACCATAACTTTCACTACCTCATTTCGGAAAGCACCGGGAATGCCGTTTATCTGAGTGTAATGAAGCATTTAATGGGTCTTTTAAAAACTGCGCGCATGCACACCTTACAGATTCCTGGCCGTCCCTTACGATCGCTAAAAGAACATCAACTGATAGCAGAGGCCATTTACAAAGGCGATCCACCAGAGGCTCGAAGATTAATGTATGAACATTTAAACAGTGTAGAAGAAACATTAAACAATGAACTTGATCCACCATTAAAAGGCCCCCGTTCGTCTGAGTAG